A single genomic interval of Sphaerodactylus townsendi isolate TG3544 linkage group LG08, MPM_Stown_v2.3, whole genome shotgun sequence harbors:
- the CLRN1 gene encoding clarin-1, with the protein MPAQQKKVVFCIAGVLSFACALSIAGAIGTQLWIKGRILCKTGALLVNATGPELEKFIGEIRYGLFYGERVRQCGLGGRPFQFSFFPDLFKIIPASIHVSVIVFCMVFLVFALIGTGFFMYNAFGKPYETLHGPLGLYLWSFISFSCGCLIMILFSSEVKIHHLSEKIANYKEGTFIYKTHREQFADSFWIILVCSLVHFLNILLIRLAGFEFPFSKSKDSETANGAVDLMY; encoded by the exons ATGCCAGCCCAACAGAAGAAAGTTGTTTTCTGCATAGCTGGTGTGTTAAGTTTTGCTTGTGCTCTGAGCATTGCAGGAGCCATAGGAACTCAGCTGTGGATCAAAGGAAGAATCCTTTGCAAAACGGGAGCCCTGCTTGTCAATGCGACTGGACCAGAATTAGAGAAGTTTATTGGTGAAATCCGGTATGGACTTTTCTATGGAGAGAGAGTTAGACAATGTGGGCTAGGAGGGAGACCTTTTCAGTTttcat TTTTTCCAGATCTCTTTAAAATTATCCCTGCAAGTATCCACGTTAGTGTCATCGTCTTCTGTATGGTGTTCTTAGTGTTTGCCCTAATTGGAACTGGGTTCTTCATGTACAATGCGTTTGGCAAGCCCTATGAAACACTGCATGGTCCATTAGGACTGTACCTATGGAGCTTCATTTCAT tttcttGTGGTTGTCTGATCATGATACTCTTTTCATCAGAAGTGAAAATCCATCACCTTTCCGAGAAAATAGCTAATTACAAAGAAGGAACCTTTATATATAAGACTCACCGCGAGCAGTTTGCAGATTCCTTTTGGATCATCCTAGTGTGCTCATTGGTACACTTTCTGAACATTTTGCTAATACGTCTTGCTGGATTTgaatttcctttttcaaagtcaAAAGATTCAGAGACAGCAAATGGAGCAGTCGATCTAATGTATTAG